The DNA region CGCATTCTGGCCTTCGCGGCCGATCGCCAACGAGAGCTGGTCGTCGGGCACGATCACGGTCGCCTGCTGGTTCTCGTCGTCCACGAGCACTTCGCGGACGCGCGCAGGGGCGAGTGCCTTGGCGACAAAGCGCGCGGGCTCCTCGTTGTATGGAATGATGTCGATCTTCTCGCCGCGCAGCTCAGAGACGACCATGCGCACTCGCGATCCACGCGGTCCGACGCAGGCGCCGACCGGGTCGACGCCGTCAGCGTGGCTGACAACGGCGATCTTGCTGCGGAAGCCGGGCTCACGGGCGACGTTCTGGATCTCTACGAGGCCGTCTGCGACCTCCGGCACTTCCAGCTCGAACAGTTTGCGGATCAGCTCCGGGTTGCGGCGTGAGACGACGATGCTCGGGCCCTTGGTCTCGGCAGAGACGTCGGTGATGACGGCCTTGATGCGCGCGCCGTGCTCGTAGCGCTCGCGCGGGACCTGCTCGCTCTTGGGCAGCAGCGCCTCGACGCGCTCGCGCAGCTGGACCAGCGTGTAACGGTGGTCGGTCTGCTGGACGATGCCGGTGATCAGCTCGCCCACGCGGTCGTGGTACTCGTCGTACATGATCGTGCGCTCGGCCTCGCGGATGCGCTGGTAGACGACCTGCTTGGCCGTCTGGGCCGCGATGCGACCAAAATTCTCGGGGGTGACGTCGCGCTCGGGGATCTTGTCGGCGTGCTCGGCCAGCTTCTCGGGAGCAATGTCGGGCTCCTCGATAATGCGGCGCTCGCCGGTCTCAGGGTCGATCGTCGACTCCTGCTCGTAGACCTCGTCGAGCAGCTCGTCCTCGAGGTCCTCGGGGACCAGGAGTTCGAACACAAGGAAGTCTCCGCTTTCACGGTCGAGTTCAACACGGGCGTACTTCGCGGAGCCCGGAGATTTCTTGTACGCAGAGAGCAGCGCGTCTTCCAGCGCGGTCATGAGGGTTTCGGAGTCGATTCCCTTTTCGCGCTCGAGCAGCTTGATTGCGTCGACGATTTCCTGTGACATTTGTGGTGTTGCCTTTTCTCTATTTAGTTGTGCTGGCTATGGACTGCGTTGTTACGGGACCAGATTCGACTTGCTGATGTCTTCGTACGGAAGGGTGACGATTGTCCCGTCAGATCCAATCGTGACCCCTGAATCATCCGCAGCAATCAATTCGCCGGTGAAGTTGCGACGTCCTTCGTGGTCGGAGCGCGTGCGGATCTTCGCGCGGCGGCCGACGAAGCGGCGAAAGTGGTCTGGCTTTGTAAGTGGGCGTTTTGGACCGGGCGATGAAACCTCTAGTCCGTACTCCTCTCGCAACGCCCGGAGTGCGCGGGTGACGCGTTCACACGTTGCAAGGTCAACTCCGTCTGGATGATCGATGTAGATCCGAACGGTCCCGCCGTTCATCTCACAGAGCAGGAGCTCTACCGTGGGCTCGGCCCTGGCGAGTTCTTCTTCGATGTCCTTTTGGATTTTGTCGATCATCAGATGGTCCTCTTGGCAGGCCACCCCAACAAAAAAGTGGGCAGCTGGGCCCACTTCCAAAAAACGCGGCGAAGTCATAAATCCCATGAGCGAGGGAAATCACACTGCACTCAGGGCATCGCCGTTATCAAGGAGGTACTGCTGCGGGGAATTATACCGGGCGGCGAGTGTCAGCCGCCGATTCCCTTGCAGCGGGGCGAAGCAGTTGCTCGACGCGGTCGAGAATCACGGCAGCAATCTGCACCTTTGTGCCGCGCGGCGGACGCTCTGGTTCCTCGCCAGCGGTGATCAGCGTGACTTGGTTTGCGTTAACTTCGAACCCGATCGTGGGGTCGGCGATGTCGTTGGCGACGATCATGTCGAGGCCCTTGGATTCGAGCTTGCGCCTTGCCTCGGGCAGCAACGCTTCGCCAGCTTCGGCGGCAAAGCCGACGACGACCTGGCCGTCGCGACGCAGATCCTTCAAGCCTTTCAGCACGTCGTTGGTCGCGACAAGCTCGATCTCGATGCCCTCACGGCCGGCCTTCTTGATCTTGCCCTCGCTCGGTGCGGCGGGCGTGAAGTCTGCGACGGCCGCGGCCATGATCAGTGCGTCGCTGGTCAGGAAGTTCTCGCGCACCGCCGTTTCGAGTTCGGCGGCGGTTGAGACGTTCACGTAGTTGACGGCTGGATTTCGCGGCAGTGAGACGTTCGCGGCGACGACGGTCACCTCTGCCCCACGCGCCGCTGCCTGATCGGCGAGCGCAAAACCCATCTTGCCCGAAGAGCGGTTTCCGACAAAGCGGACCTCATCGATTGGCTCGCGGGTACCGCCGGCGCTGACCAAAAGCTTCAATCCGTCAAGTGATCGAGGTGCGTAGTCGGCGGCGCCACTCACCGCGCACTCGACGGCATCAAGAAGTTCTTGAGGCTCGGGCAATCGGCCCACGCCGTACTCGCCCTTCGACGCGAGCTCGCCAGTGCCAGGGTCGAGGACTGTGATTCCGCGGCGCCGAAGTGTCTCGATGTTCTCGCGCGTTGCCGCGCTGAGATACATATCGTTGTTCATGGCTGGAGCGACGATCAGCGGCTTGCGACAAGTCAGCGCCAGCGCGGTGACCATGTTGTCCGCCATACCCGCCGCGATCTTGGCGATCGTGTTGGCGCTCGCTGGGGCGACGAGATAGACGTCACAGTTGGCGACGAGCGCAAGGTGTGCAATCGGATCGTGGGTCGGTCGCTCCTGGTCCTGGAAGACGCCGCCAGCTGGATCGGCATCGAACTGGTTTGTCAGAACCGGCGCACCCGTTATGCCCTCGTACGAGGACTTACCGACGAAGTGCTGGCTGTCGGGCGTCTGGACCACGCGCACGACGTGGTCGGCCTTGATCGCAAGACGCGTGAACTCAAGCGTCTTGTACGCGGCGATTCCGCCGCTGACTCCTAGAAGAATGCGGGCCATCGCTTGATTATCGACGCAACCGCGCGATTGGCGCGAGGTTGCAAGTGCCAGTGCGCGCCGGTTGCGGCCTAGCGGTACTGGTACTTGAGTTTGTCGGCCTCGATCTCTTCGAGGGCAATCGTCAAGTAGTTCTTCGAGCGGGTGTCGACCATCGGCGGGACGTACTCGCCGAAGTGACCTTCGCCAAGCCCGTGGTAGTACGAGCTGATCTGGCGCGCACGCTTTGCGGCAACGATGACCGATGCATACTGCGAGTCGATCTTTTCAAGCAATTTGTCTACGCGCGGTTCAACCACAGGGGCTCCTTCAAAATCTGGACAGGACGACCGATGGTAGAGGGTCCGCCGGGCGACCCGGCGCTCCTCAGGCTGCGGAGATGATCGCGTCGAGCTCGGCTACGGCCTGATCGACGGTGTCGTTGACCACGACGTGCTCGAACTCGTGCTGCGCGGCGAGCTCTTCTTCGGCGACCTGTAGGCGCCGCTCGATCGCTTCGTCCGAATCTGTGCCGCGGCCGATCAGGCGTTCGCGCAAAGTTTCTGGCGTCGGCGGGGCGATGAAGATCTGCGTGGCGTCGGGCATCGACTCGCGAACCTGACGCGCGCCCTGAAGCTCGATCTCGAGCAGCACTCCCCCTTGCTCGGCGTGGCGCTCGAGCTCACTTCGCAAAGTCCCGTACTGGTTGCAGCTGTAGGCGGCGTGCTCCACAAACTCGCCTGCGGCGACGCGGCGGTCGAACTCTTGCGGCGTGAGGAAGTGGTAGTGCTCGCCGTCGGTTTCTCCCTCGCGAGGAGCGCGCGTGGTCGCCGAAACTGAGAGGCCCAGACCGGGATGCCGTTCACGCAAAGCACGAATGACGGTGCCTTTGCCGACACCGGAGGGACCTGTGATGACGAAGACGGCCCCGGCTTTTTCTAACGGCCCTGCGGCCATCAGCGCCTACGGACGACGGAGCGCGTCGATCAGTTCGCCGCGCTGACGCTCGGAGAGACCGATGACTGTCTTGCTCGGAGAGATGCGGCAACGCTGGAGGATCTTGGTGACCTTTACTCGTCCGTAACGAGGTACGGCGAGCATGATGTCGGCCACCTTTGCCGAGTGCACGCACTCGGGCGGGTCAGACAGAACGGTCTCGATGCGTACGCGCCCTGCTTTGAGGTCCCGCTTCAGGGTGGCGCGTTCGGTGCGGACGGCGTTGGCGAGTTTTAGGGCGTCCAAGCGCTGTGACGGCGAGCGGTCCGGAGTCTCCGCCAATGCCTCCGTCGCGGCCTTGGCGGCGGCGATTTCTGACTTGAGAGGCTTGGTGGCGGGTTGCGGCATGGCGGGAATGATAGGCAGGTTTGGACGGGTCTACAACAGGAAATTTCATCATTCACCTCGACCTAAGGTTGAGGTTTACGCGAGTTCACGGTTGCTTGACCCCCGATGACTCGCCAGGGTTGCCTCACTGAACCCTTTTGGATGGGGGCCGCAGCGCCCGTGACCGGCTCGCGAAGCGAAGCCGAAATGCGGCTACCTGCAGCGGGATCGCGAAAGTTTTCTGTGCCAACGGCAACAAGTCTTGCGCCAGCGTCGAGCAAAGCCTGCGCATCGCGCGAATTCTCGACGCCACCCATGCCGACCACAGGAATTTTTACGCTCGTGGACACTCGGGCGACCTGGCCGAGCGCAACGGGCTTCACCGCGGGTCCCGAGATGCCCCCACTGCCCGCGCCGAGCCACGGCTCGCTGCTGCCAGGTGCGAATGCCATGCCGGGCAGCGTGTTGATCAACGAAATCGCATCTGCGCCTGCGCTCTCGGCGGCCATCGCCACGAGATCCGGTCGCGACGTTGAAGGCGCGAGTTTGGCGATCATCGGCTTGTCCGAGTGCGCCCTGAGTTGACTCATCATCGCCTCGCACTCGACGGGATCTGAGCCGACGATGTTGCCGGTCTTGACATTCGGGCAGGAGAAGTTCAGTTCGAGCGCAGCGATCTCGTCGCGGCGATCGAGCGTCTCGAGAATGACGACGAGCTCGTCCACGCTGAAGCCCATCACCGAGACGATCAGCGGAGCCGGGAGCGTCGCGTACTCAGGAAGGTCCTCGTCCACAAATCGCACCAGCCCCTTGTTGGGCAGGCCGATCGAATTGATCATTCCCTGGCCGAGTTCCCAGAGGCGCGGCGGCGGATTGCCCGCGCGTGGGTCGAGCGTGATCGTCTTGGAGACGTACGCAGAGAAAGGGAAGTTGCGATCGAACGCATCACCGAAAACGCGGCGCGCAGCAAGCGCGTCGTAGGTGCCGGATCCATTGACTATCGGGTGCTCGAGCTGCATCCCGCAGAACTCAATCGCCATCAGTGCGCCATTCCCGAGAGAATCGCCGTATCGAGCTGAGCTCCCTCAATCACAGGGCCGTCAACGCACAGCCTGATGTAGCCGTCCTTGGTCGGCACGACGCAGCCATAACAAGCACCAAAGCCGCATGCCATCCCCGACTCCATCGCCAGCTGCGAGGGCACGCCATGTTCTTCGCAGAGGACTCGAATGGCTTCCAGCATCGCCGGCGGGCCGCACGCGTAAACGGTTGAGTCGGGCTGCGCCTCAAGCTGCGTGGCAACCAGCTCCGTGACGTAGCCCTGATGTCCGGCCGAGCCGTCTTCGGTCGCCAGCGAATGCTTGAGGTCGTAGAGCCCGGCGGCCGATGCGTGGGCGCTGGAGCGCATCCCGACGAAAGTCGTGGCACGAACGCCGTCGAGATCGCGCAGCTCGTCGTCAAAGGCGACGATCGGCGCCAGGCCGATTCCGCCCGCGATCAACACCGGCCAGCGATCGGCCTCAAGCGCGAATCCGTTTCCGAAGGGACCAGCGATCAGAAGTTCGTCGCCCACTCCAACCGCCGTGAGGCGCTCGGTTCCCGGTCCGACGTCCTCGAAGAGAAAGTCCAGAGCGACCCCGTCATCTGACTGGACGGCCCGCGCAAAGGACAGCGCTCGTGGCAGGTAGGGCCGACCGTCGGCACCCCCGCCCCAGCCTGCAGGCGTCATCAGCATGTAGAACTGGCCAGCCAGTGGCGCCGGCCCACCCCGGTCCAGGGCCGTGAGAGCCACGTAGGGACCAGCCTCACGCCGATCGGTCACATGGACAACGCGGCGCCCAAATGGCGCCTGCGGCCGCGCAGGCGGGTTCAAGCGGTCGCCCCTTCGGGGCTTCGTGACGCGTGCAGTTCTTGAAGGGATCGAACCTCGTCGCCATGCGTGCGCATTGCGCCGATCGCTCGAGCCGCGGCACTCGCGCCGGTCATCGTCGTGATGCAGGGAATCCCGCGCGCGGTCGCCGCAATGCGGATCTCATATCCATCTGCACGCGCGCCGCTTCCTGAAGGCGTGTTCACGACCAGCTGGACGTCTCCGCGCTCGATCCACTCGACGACGTTGTTGGAACCTTCGCCGATCTTGTTGATCGCCTCGACGGGAATGCCCATGCGGCGGATCGAGCGAGCGGTGCCGCCGGTGGCGATGATCTTGAAGCCTAGGTCGTGGAGGCTCGCGGCCGTCTGGGTCGCCGCAGGTTTGTCGCGATCGTGAACCGTGATGAACACGGTGCCGCCGTCTGGCAGCGCCGCGCCGGCCGCAGCCTGCGCCTTGCCGAATGCCGTCGGGAAGTCGTCGGCAATTCCCATGACTTCGCCGGTCGAGCGCATCTCCGGTCCGAGCATCGCGTCGGCGCCGGGGAAGCGCTGGAACGGCAGGACCGCTTCCTTCACGCTGACGTGGTCGGTACCGCCCTCGGGCAGTTCGATATCCGCGAGTCGCTCGCCGAGCATCAGGCGGCAGGCGATCTTCGCGAGCGAAACGCCGGTGGCCTTGGAAACAAACGGCACTGTTCTGGAGGCGCGCGGATTGGCCTCGATCACGTAGACCTCGTCGCCAACAACGGCGTACTGGATGTTGATCAGTCCGATCACGCCCAGCTCGAGTGCGATTGTGCGGGTGTGGCTGAGGATCGTCTCGTAGGCCTCTGGCCCGATCGACATCGCAGGGATCACGCAGGCCGAGTCGCCCGAGTGGACCCCGGCCTCTTCGACGTGCTGCATGACTGCGCCGATCTTGACCATCTCGCCGTCGCAGAGCGCATCGACGTCGATCTCGATCGCGTCTTCGAGGAAACGGTCGATCAGCAGAATCTGATCGCGCACGCCCTCGACAGCGTCGTCGTCGAGCCCAAGCGAAACGGCCTCGACTGCGAGGTAGTCCTCTAGCTGCTCGCGGGAGTAACAAATCATCATCGCCCGGCCGCCGAGTACGTAGGACGGACGGATCAGAAGTGGGAATCCGACGCGTTCGGCCATCAGCCGGGCCTCGTCTGAACTCTTTGCGATGCCGTACGGCGGGCAGGCAATTCCGGCCCTGTCGAGCAGGCCGCCGAAACGCTCGCGGTCCTCGGCGTGATCGATCGCGTCAACGCCGGTGCCGAGCAGCGGAACGCCAGCGGCCTCAAGGCCAGCGGCGAGCTTCAGCGGAGTCTGCCCGCCGAACTGCACGATCACGCCTTCGGGCTTCTCGACCTCGACGATCGCAAGGACGTCTTCGAGCGTCAGCGGCTCGAAGTAGAGCCGGTCGGAGATGTCGTAGTCGGTGCTGACCGTCTCGGGATTGCAGTTGACGATCACGGCGTCGCGGCCGCTCTCGCGAACGGTCATCGCGGCGTGGACGCAGCAGTAGTCGAACTCGATGCCCTGGCCGATTCGGTTCGGACCAGACCCGAGGATGATCACGCTGGCGTTGTCGCCGCGGTCAATCTCGTGTTGCGGGCCGTCGGGGCCGACACGCTCGTAGCCCGAGTAGAAGTATGGGGTCGCGGCCTCGAACTCGGCGGCGCAGGTGTCTACGGCGCGGAATATGCGCTCCATTCCCGGCTCGATCGCGGAACCAGCCTCGACGAGCTCTTCGAACTGGCGCAGATACCAGGGGTCGATGTTGCTCGAAGCGTTGATTTCTTCGATGCTCGCGCCCTTGCGGATCGCCTCGAAGAGAACCTCGAAGCGGTCGGCAGTCGGTCGCTTGAGCAGCTCAAGCAGCTCTTCCTTTGGCTTGGCAACGACCGGCGGCTTGTCGAGCTCACGCGAGCGCCAGGCCTTCTCGAATGCCTGCTTGAAGGTCGGGGCGATCGACATCGCCTCGCCAACGGACTTCATCTGACTTGTGAGCCCGTCGTCCGAACCAGGGAACTTCTCGAATGCAAATCGCGGCCACTTGACCACTACGTAGTCGAGCGCCGGCTCGAACGAAGCCACGGTCTTGCCGGTGATGTCGTTGGGGATCTCTTCCAGCGTGTAGCCGACCGCCAGGCGCGCCGCGATCTTGGCGATCGGGAATCCAGTCGCCTTCGAGGCAAGCGCCGACGAGCGTGAAACGCGCGGGTTCATCTCGATCACGACGATGTCGCCGTTCTTCGGGTTGACGGCGAACTGCACGTTCGATCCGCCGGTCTCCACGCCGATGGCGCGGATGATCGCGATCGACTGGTCGCGCAGCTCTTGATACTTGTCGTCGGTCAGGCTCTGCTGCGGGGCGACGGTCACCGAGTCGCCGGTGTGAACTCCCATCGGGTCGATGTTCTCGATCGAGGCGATGATCACGACGTTGTCGTTCTTGTCACGCATGACTTCGAGCTCGAACTCGCCCCAGCCCAGCAGAGACTGCTCAACGAGCGTCTCGCCGATCGGGCTCGCTGCCAGCGCGGCGCCCAGCATGGTCTTGAGCTCGTCGCGGGAATACGCGATTCCGCCGCCGAAGCCGCCCATTGTGTAGCCGGGCCGGATGATCGCGGGAATTCCGACCGCTTCGATCACGCGATCGATCTCGTCGTCAGGCACTCGGCCGTCGCCGTTTGGATCGCGCACGATCACGGACCCGGCGCAGCGCAGCCCGATCGAGTGAACGACTTCGCGGAAGAGTTCGCGCTCTTCGGCCTTGCGCATCGATTCGTAGTTGGCGCCGATCATCTCGATCCCAAGACGCTCAAGCGTGCCGTCCTGGGTGAGGTCCCG from Solirubrobacterales bacterium includes:
- the nusA gene encoding transcription termination/antitermination protein NusA, encoding MSQEIVDAIKLLEREKGIDSETLMTALEDALLSAYKKSPGSAKYARVELDRESGDFLVFELLVPEDLEDELLDEVYEQESTIDPETGERRIIEEPDIAPEKLAEHADKIPERDVTPENFGRIAAQTAKQVVYQRIREAERTIMYDEYHDRVGELITGIVQQTDHRYTLVQLRERVEALLPKSEQVPRERYEHGARIKAVITDVSAETKGPSIVVSRRNPELIRKLFELEVPEVADGLVEIQNVAREPGFRSKIAVVSHADGVDPVGACVGPRGSRVRMVVSELRGEKIDIIPYNEEPARFVAKALAPARVREVLVDDENQQATVIVPDDQLSLAIGREGQNARLAARLTGWRIDIRSESDFAVDDDGSSGGGEEGESETAGRCHAILTNGRLCPNASLAGSRYCGLDAHQALLDQETDYVDPSMADAIEAADEGEGPEPVIESEAEADADNETLEEVVTEDELPEAPIEEEPETYDPEGGTSIEEEGNGGADAEEGEIEVEAIVEAIEDAPIADEALEEAIDEAEAASSDEFVEDSDTPEAELLENSDALADSSVATGSPEDTE
- a CDS encoding ribosome maturation factor RimP; this encodes MDKIQKDIEEELARAEPTVELLLCEMNGGTVRIYIDHPDGVDLATCERVTRALRALREEYGLEVSSPGPKRPLTKPDHFRRFVGRRAKIRTRSDHEGRRNFTGELIAADDSGVTIGSDGTIVTLPYEDISKSNLVP
- the coaBC gene encoding bifunctional phosphopantothenoylcysteine decarboxylase/phosphopantothenate--cysteine ligase CoaBC, whose product is MARILLGVSGGIAAYKTLEFTRLAIKADHVVRVVQTPDSQHFVGKSSYEGITGAPVLTNQFDADPAGGVFQDQERPTHDPIAHLALVANCDVYLVAPASANTIAKIAAGMADNMVTALALTCRKPLIVAPAMNNDMYLSAATRENIETLRRRGITVLDPGTGELASKGEYGVGRLPEPQELLDAVECAVSGAADYAPRSLDGLKLLVSAGGTREPIDEVRFVGNRSSGKMGFALADQAAARGAEVTVVAANVSLPRNPAVNYVNVSTAAELETAVRENFLTSDALIMAAAVADFTPAAPSEGKIKKAGREGIEIELVATNDVLKGLKDLRRDGQVVVGFAAEAGEALLPEARRKLESKGLDMIVANDIADPTIGFEVNANQVTLITAGEEPERPPRGTKVQIAAVILDRVEQLLRPAARESAADTRRPV
- a CDS encoding DNA-directed RNA polymerase subunit omega, which gives rise to MVEPRVDKLLEKIDSQYASVIVAAKRARQISSYYHGLGEGHFGEYVPPMVDTRSKNYLTIALEEIEADKLKYQYR
- the gmk gene encoding guanylate kinase is translated as MAAGPLEKAGAVFVITGPSGVGKGTVIRALRERHPGLGLSVSATTRAPREGETDGEHYHFLTPQEFDRRVAAGEFVEHAAYSCNQYGTLRSELERHAEQGGVLLEIELQGARQVRESMPDATQIFIAPPTPETLRERLIGRGTDSDEAIERRLQVAEEELAAQHEFEHVVVNDTVDQAVAELDAIISAA
- a CDS encoding dihydroorotate dehydrogenase; protein product: MAIEFCGMQLEHPIVNGSGTYDALAARRVFGDAFDRNFPFSAYVSKTITLDPRAGNPPPRLWELGQGMINSIGLPNKGLVRFVDEDLPEYATLPAPLIVSVMGFSVDELVVILETLDRRDEIAALELNFSCPNVKTGNIVGSDPVECEAMMSQLRAHSDKPMIAKLAPSTSRPDLVAMAAESAGADAISLINTLPGMAFAPGSSEPWLGAGSGGISGPAVKPVALGQVARVSTSVKIPVVGMGGVENSRDAQALLDAGARLVAVGTENFRDPAAGSRISASLREPVTGAAAPIQKGSVRQPWRVIGGQATVNSRKPQP
- the carB gene encoding carbamoyl-phosphate synthase large subunit, with product MPRRDDIQKICILGSGPIIIGQAAEFDYSGVQACRVLQDEGFEVVLINSNPATIMTDPEFATRTYVEPLTPRSVTAVLEKERPDALLATLGGGTALNLARDLTQDGTLERLGIEMIGANYESMRKAEERELFREVVHSIGLRCAGSVIVRDPNGDGRVPDDEIDRVIEAVGIPAIIRPGYTMGGFGGGIAYSRDELKTMLGAALAASPIGETLVEQSLLGWGEFELEVMRDKNDNVVIIASIENIDPMGVHTGDSVTVAPQQSLTDDKYQELRDQSIAIIRAIGVETGGSNVQFAVNPKNGDIVVIEMNPRVSRSSALASKATGFPIAKIAARLAVGYTLEEIPNDITGKTVASFEPALDYVVVKWPRFAFEKFPGSDDGLTSQMKSVGEAMSIAPTFKQAFEKAWRSRELDKPPVVAKPKEELLELLKRPTADRFEVLFEAIRKGASIEEINASSNIDPWYLRQFEELVEAGSAIEPGMERIFRAVDTCAAEFEAATPYFYSGYERVGPDGPQHEIDRGDNASVIILGSGPNRIGQGIEFDYCCVHAAMTVRESGRDAVIVNCNPETVSTDYDISDRLYFEPLTLEDVLAIVEVEKPEGVIVQFGGQTPLKLAAGLEAAGVPLLGTGVDAIDHAEDRERFGGLLDRAGIACPPYGIAKSSDEARLMAERVGFPLLIRPSYVLGGRAMMICYSREQLEDYLAVEAVSLGLDDDAVEGVRDQILLIDRFLEDAIEIDVDALCDGEMVKIGAVMQHVEEAGVHSGDSACVIPAMSIGPEAYETILSHTRTIALELGVIGLINIQYAVVGDEVYVIEANPRASRTVPFVSKATGVSLAKIACRLMLGERLADIELPEGGTDHVSVKEAVLPFQRFPGADAMLGPEMRSTGEVMGIADDFPTAFGKAQAAAGAALPDGGTVFITVHDRDKPAATQTAASLHDLGFKIIATGGTARSIRRMGIPVEAINKIGEGSNNVVEWIERGDVQLVVNTPSGSGARADGYEIRIAATARGIPCITTMTGASAAARAIGAMRTHGDEVRSLQELHASRSPEGATA